Part of the Listeria innocua genome is shown below.
CGTGAAGCCCCCCTCAAGATGAGATTTCCCATTTCTTCGGAAAGTAAGATCCCTGAAAGATGATCAGGTAGATAGGTTTGGAGTGGAAGTGTAGCGATACATGGAGCGGACAAATACTAATCGATCGAGGACTTAACCAAAAAATGAAACGAAGTTACCTAACTGAACCCTTTCTTCTCTAGTTTTGAGAGAGCAATCTTTCAACAACTTCATATTGTCTGGTAGTTATGGCGAGAAGGTCACACCCGTTCCCATCCCGAACACGGTAGTTAAGCTTCTCTGCGCCAATGGTAGTTGGGGGCTTCCCCCTGCGAGAGTAGGTCGCTGCCGGGCAATAGTAAAAGTCCTAATTATTTAGGGCTTTTTTTGTTATAAAAAGATAAATAAATTGCTAAAAGGTACAGGTATCTAGTATAATTAAAGTCAAAAATAGTCAAAGTCAGTGATTTGGAAAATATGGAAAGGAGATTCCTTATAATGAAAAATATTTCTGATATTATAGAAGCTTATTTAAAGCAAGTGCTGGAGTCTAGTGAAGCAGTTGAAATTAAGAGAAGTGAAATTGCGGATAAGTTTGAATGTGTGCCTTCTCAAATCAACTATGTAATCAACACTAGATTTACAATGGAACGCGGGTATATTGTTGAAAGTAAACGCGGTGGTGGCGGATATATTCGAATCATCAAAGTGAAAATGAATGATAAGCTTCAATTATTAGAAGCTATTATATCTATGGTTCATGATAAAAAGGTATCTCAATCTTTTTCTGAAGATGTAATTTTAAGGTTACTTGAAGAAGATGTTATAACGAAGAAAGAAGCAAGACTGATGGTTGCTGCACTTGATCGTGAGGTTTTAATTTTACCTCTGCCAGATAGAGATATTTTGCGTAGTAGGATACTCGAATCAATGTTAGTTGCTTTGAAATATGATTAAGGTGTGATGGCTATGATTTGTCAAAAGTGTGGGGAAAACAAGGCGATAATTGCGCTTCAACAGTTAAATGAAGCTGGGAAAGTGGAGTCGTTATACTTGTGCGAGAATTGTGCTACTAAGGAGGCGCTTGCTTCTGAAAAAGACCTTGTTAAAGCAATGGATACTTTTAGTGAAGTTGCTTTGGATTTTTTGACGTTATTACAAAAAGAAGAATCTGCTCAGAAAAAAGTGGTTTGCGAAAATTGCAATCTAAGCTTTGAGGAGTTTTTGCAAACTAATCGGGTTGGTTGTGCGGAGTGTTATTCGGCTTTTGAGGAGCAATTAGTTCCGATTATTGGTCGAGTGCAAAATGGTTATAAAAAGCATGTTGGAAAAGTACCTGTGGAAATTGAACGTGCGGAAGATGTGCAGAATGAGATAAACCGTCTTCAAGATAAGTTGGCGGACTTAGTGAAAAATGAAGAATTTGAGGAAGCTGCAGTTATTCGTGATGAAATAAGGGCTTTGAAAGCTGGGGGTGAGGATAAATGAATGTATTTGAACCTCGGCTCAGTTCTTGGTTAGAAAATGCTGGTGATGACGATGATGTTGTCCTGAGCTCACGTATTAGACTTGCTAGAAATTTAAAAGATGAGCAGTTTCCTATTTATGACCAAAAGGAAGAGGTTGTTGATAATATCGCGGAGGTATTTGATGATAATTTCACTTTAATCAAAATGAATCAGATTTCTAAGTTGCAAAAGGCTCTTTTAGTGGAAAAGCATTTAATTAGTCCTTATATGATGAATAAAAGTGAATATGGTGCCGTTCTTTTAAATGAAGAAGAAAATGTGAGTATTATGTTAAATGAAGAAGATCATTTGCGGATACAATGCATGACACCGGGATTAAGGTTGTTTGATGCTTTAGAGGCAGCATTGCAAATTGATGGATATGTGGAAGAAAAATTAACTTATGCTTTTGATAAACAGTTTGGTTATTTAACGAGTTGTGTGACGAATATTGGAACTGGGATGAGAGCTTCTGTAATGGTGCATTTGCCAGGGCTTGTTACTACGAAAAGAATTAAAAGTGTGATTGAAGCGATTAGGAGCCTCGGTTTTGTGGTAAGAGGTATATACGGGGAAGGTAGCATGCCCGCTAGTAGTATTTTTCAAGTTTCTAATCAAGTGACTTTAGGCAAAACTGAGACGGAAATCGTGGAAGATTTAACGCAAGTCATGGAACAAATCATTATGCAAGAACGTGTGGCTAGGACTACTTTGAAGCAAAAGTTTCACATTGCACTTGAAGATAGAGTTTTTAGATCATATGGTTTATTGATGAATTGTCGAATTATATCTATGCAAGAAGCTTCGGATGCTATTTCTGATATTAGACTTGGTGTGGAATTAGGGTTTTTCGAGCATATTTCTCGCCAAAAAATGAATGAATTGGTACTATTCTCGCAACCAGCTTTTTTGAGAAAAGAAGCAGGACGAGATATGGATGAATTAGAAGAGAAAGTAATACGGGCCAAAGTGATTCGCGAGATTTTGGGCGATAAATAATTAGGCTTATGATAAGGAGGAAACAACAATGATGTTTGGACGGTTTACGCAAAGAGCTCAGAAAGTACTCGCGTTGTCACAAGAAGAGGCGATGCGTTTGAATCATAGTAATTTAGGAACAGAACATATACTTCTAGGCCTTGTAAGAGAAGGTGAAGGAATTGCGGCGAAAGCTCTCTATGAACTTGGGATTAGTTCTGAAAAAGTGCAGCAAGAGGTGGAAGGCTTAATTGGTCATGGGGAAAAAGCTGTGACAACGATTCAATATACTCCTCGCGCGAAAAAAGTAATTGAACTTTCGATGGATGAGGCTCGGAAACTAGGGCATACTTACGTTGGAACAGAACATATCTTACTTGGGCTTATCCGTGAAGGAGAAGGCGTTGCAGCTCGCGTTTTAAGTAATCTAGGTATTAGTTTAAATAAAGCGCGTCAACAAGTTTTACAGCTTCTTGGTGGCGGAGATGCTACAGGTGCTGGTCGACAAACAAATACGCAGGCGACACCAACTTTAGATAGTTTGGCACGTGATTTAACGGTTATTGCTCGGGAAGAGAATTTGGACCCAGTGATTGGTCGTTCTAAGGAAATTCAACGTGTGATTGAGGTGCTTAGTCGTCGGACAAAAAATAACCCAGTTCTTATTGGTGAACCTGGTGTTGGTAAAACAGCCATTGCAGAAGGTCTAGCACAGCAAATTGTCCGCAATGAAGTACCTGAAACCTTGCGCGGAAAACGTGTTATGACGCTTGATATGGGAACTGTTGTAGCAGGTACAAAATATCGTGGTGAATTTGAAGACCGTTTGAAAAAAGTAATGGATGAAATTCGTCAAGCTGGAAATGTAATTCTATTTATTGACGAACTGCATACGTTAATTGGCGCTGGTGGAGCGGAAGGTGCGATTGATGCATCCAATATCTTGAAGCC
Proteins encoded:
- a CDS encoding CtsR family transcriptional regulator, coding for MKNISDIIEAYLKQVLESSEAVEIKRSEIADKFECVPSQINYVINTRFTMERGYIVESKRGGGGYIRIIKVKMNDKLQLLEAIISMVHDKKVSQSFSEDVILRLLEEDVITKKEARLMVAALDREVLILPLPDRDILRSRILESMLVALKYD
- a CDS encoding UvrB/UvrC motif-containing protein, yielding MICQKCGENKAIIALQQLNEAGKVESLYLCENCATKEALASEKDLVKAMDTFSEVALDFLTLLQKEESAQKKVVCENCNLSFEEFLQTNRVGCAECYSAFEEQLVPIIGRVQNGYKKHVGKVPVEIERAEDVQNEINRLQDKLADLVKNEEFEEAAVIRDEIRALKAGGEDK
- a CDS encoding protein arginine kinase; protein product: MNVFEPRLSSWLENAGDDDDVVLSSRIRLARNLKDEQFPIYDQKEEVVDNIAEVFDDNFTLIKMNQISKLQKALLVEKHLISPYMMNKSEYGAVLLNEEENVSIMLNEEDHLRIQCMTPGLRLFDALEAALQIDGYVEEKLTYAFDKQFGYLTSCVTNIGTGMRASVMVHLPGLVTTKRIKSVIEAIRSLGFVVRGIYGEGSMPASSIFQVSNQVTLGKTETEIVEDLTQVMEQIIMQERVARTTLKQKFHIALEDRVFRSYGLLMNCRIISMQEASDAISDIRLGVELGFFEHISRQKMNELVLFSQPAFLRKEAGRDMDELEEKVIRAKVIREILGDK